The uncultured Pseudodesulfovibrio sp. genome contains the following window.
TATGCGCGGCGGTATGGGTAACGGCGGCATGGGTCGCGGTGGCATGATGGGCTACGGCCAGGGCTACGGCAACGGCTACAATTGCCCGGCCTGGTAAGCCTGATCAGTTTTCGAATTTGGCGGGGGAGCATGCTCCCCCGCCGGAACACATTCCGGAGGGAAAGATATGCTGCATCATAGCTGGGGTTTTATGTACGGCCCGGGTCATGGGTGGTTCATGGGCGGCTTCGGCTCCCTCTTCGGGCTGCTTCTGATCGGCCTGCTTGTTTTCATGCTCGTCCGCCTCTTTCAGCGTCCGACAGCGGGAACCGGAGCACGGCGGGACCGTGAGGATTCCATGGAGATCCTGAAGCGCAAGTACGCCAACGGT
Protein-coding sequences here:
- a CDS encoding SHOCT domain-containing protein; protein product: MLHHSWGFMYGPGHGWFMGGFGSLFGLLLIGLLVFMLVRLFQRPTAGTGARRDREDSMEILKRKYANGDISTEEFRKIRSLLKE